A window of Pseudomonas alcaliphila JAB1 genomic DNA:
CAGGACTGGCACCTGGCGGAGGTGCGCCTGCTCAACGCACTGATCGGCGTGGCCTTGAGCCTGACCGTGGCGCTTCTGGTCCATGGCCTGCGCCTGCAACTGAACAAACCGAGCAAAGCCGCGGACAATTCTCGGCAGCCTTTATAACGTTTCGGCAGATTCGCCCACTCTTCACTATGCTGTTCAAGCCTGCAGCGCCCGCAAGGAGTGAAGTGCGATGCTCAATACCGCCGTTCCCAGAGAACGCCGTTTCCCCCTGCACGTTCATATTAGTGTCCTGTTCACGCTTCTGCTGCTGTTCACCGGTGCCGTGCTGGGGTTATTCAATTACCAGCAGACCAGCCGGCTGATCTTCTCCAGCAGTTCGACACTCTTCGAGCGCATCCAGCACGACGTACAGAGAGATCTGGACAATACCTACCGCCCTATACGCCACCTGCTCAGCCTGCTGGCGCTGCACCCGGCCACAGAGGCCGACACGCTCGATGAACGCCTGGAAATGCTGCCGCTGTTCGTTCAGGCCCTGCGCGACAACCCCAAACTGGCCTCGATCTATCTCGGCTATGAGGATGGCGACTTCTTCATGGTCAGGCCGCTGCGCAGCGACATGCTCAAGCAGCGCTTCGACGCGCCGAACAAAGCGGCTTATCAGGTCTGGGCCATCGACCGCAGCAGCGCCGGGACCGACAGCGATTACCTGTTCTATGACGGCTCACTGAACCAGCTCAGCCGCCGGCAGAAACTCAGCGAGCCTTACGATCCCAGGCAGCGCGACTGGTTCAAGCGCGCGCGCGGCGATGGCGGACAGATCACCACCGCGCCCTATCTGTTCTTCTCCACCCAGGAAATCGGCACCACATTGGCCAGGCGCAGCGGCCTGACCACCGTGATCGGTGCCGACCTGACGCTCGACGATCTCTCGGCCACCTTGGCCAGCCACCGCGTCACCCCCAACAGCCAGGTAGTACTCGCCGACAACGACGGCAATGCCGTGGCCTACCCCGAGAGCAACCGCCTGCTCAAGGAGGTCGACGGCAAGGTATCGCTGGTCAAGGTCCGCGAGCTCAATCCGGCCCTGGGTGAATTGCTGTCCGGCCAACTGAACGAACGAGACGAGGGCATCGTCGAACTGGCCAAGCAGCGTTGGGCCATGGCTCACCGGCACATTCAGGAGGGCGGCCCACAGGGGTTGCATCTGGCCCTGCTGGTGCCCGAGCAAGAGCTGCTGGCAGAGGCTTATCGCATCCGCTGGCAGGGCGCGCTGATCACTCTCACCACCCTGCTGCTGTGCCTGCCGCTGGGCTGGCTGACTTCACGTCTGGTGGTCAAACCGCTGCGCAGCCTGGTGCAGGAGGCGCAGGCCATCCGCCGTTTCGACTTCGCCCATCCGGCCAGCGGTCGCTCGCCGATTCTCGAGGTCGACCAGCTAGCGGTGTCGATGAGCAGCATGAAGGACACCCTGTCGAGCTTTCTCGACATCGCCGCCAGCCTCTCGGCGGAAACCCAGTTCGACGCGCTGATCAAGCGCGTCATGGACGCCACCGTCTCCATCAGCGCGGCCCAGGGCGGCCTGCTTTATCTGCTGGACAATGACAGCGGCCGCCTGGAGCCACAGGGGTTGGTCATCGACGGCCAGAGCCGCAGCCTCGCCGATCTGGGCATCCACGGACTGGCCCATGACGATCCGACCTTACCCAGCTGGCTGCAACGTCCAGCCAGCGGCGGCGACAGCGTCGCCACCTCCATCGGCTTCGATCAGGCGGGTAAATTTCAAGGGCTGCTGTCGGCCATGGACAGTCCGCGCCTGCACCTGATTGCAGCCGGCCTGCATAACCGTCAGGGCGACACTGTTGGCGTGCTGGTACTGTTGCAACGCGATACCGGCGAAGATAACGAAAGCATGCTCAGCCCGGATCGCGTCGCCTTCGTCGACGCCGTCTCAGGCAGTGCAGCCCTGTGCATCGAGAGCCAGCGTCTGCTGGCCAGGCAGAAGCAGTTGCTCGATGCCTTCATTCAACTGATCGCCGGCGCCATCGACGCCAAGAGTCCCTATACCGGCGGCCACTGTCAGCGCGTACCGGAAATCACCCTGATGCTCGCCCGTGCTGCGGCCGAGAGCGACGCCCCCGAGTTTCGTGACTACAACCCCAGCGACGAGGAGTGGGAGGCGCTGCATATCGCCGCCTGGCTGCACGATTGCGGCAAGGTCACCACCCCCGAGTACGTGGTGGACAAGGCGACCAAGCTGGAAACCCTGTACGACCGCATCCACGAAATACGCATGCGCTTCGAGGTACTCAAGCGCGATGCCTGGGTCGCCTATTGGCGTGGTCGTGCCGAAGGTGCTGAAGAAAGCGCACTGGCGGCTCTGCGCGACCAGCTGCTGAGCGATCTGGACGACGAATTCGCCTTCATCGCGCGCATCAATCTGGGTGGCGAGGCCATGGCCGATGACGACCAGACTCGCCTCAAGCAGATCGCCGAGCGACGCTGGCTACGCACACTGGACAATCGCCTGGGCGTTTCCTGGGAGGAAGCCAGGCGCCTGGAACACTCGGCCCCCAGCAGCCTGCCGGTGGAGGAGCCGCTGCTCGCTGACCGTCTCGACCATCTGATCGAGCGCGCCGACCAGGAGGTGATCGCGCCAGACAATCGCTGGGGCTTCAAGCTGGAAGTGCCGCAATACAAATTCAACCGTGGCGAACTGCACAACCTGAGCATCGCCCGCGGCACGCTGACGGCCGAAGAGCGCTACATCATCAACCACCATATCGTGCAGACCATCCTGATGCTCGACCGCCTGCCCTTCCCCAAGCATCTGCAGAATGTCACCGAGATCGCCGGCGGGCACCACGAGAAGATGGACGGCACGGGCTATCCCAAACGCCTGACGCGCGAACAGATGAGCCTGCCGGCACGCATGATGGCGATCGCCGATATCTTCGAAGCCCTGACGGCAGTGGATCGTCCCTACAAGAAGGGCAAGACGCTGTCGGAGGCACTGAACATCATGGTCGGCATGTGCAAGGGTGCGCACATCGACCCGCAGCTGTTCGCTCTGTTCATTCGCGCAGGCATCTACCGGCGCTACGCCGAGCGTTTCATGCAGGCCGAACAGATCGATCAGGTGGACGAACAGATGGTCTTGGAAAAGGCAGGAGTGCTGTAGGAGCGAGCTCTGCTCGCGAAACGTTGATCAACGCTTCGACTCGAGAGCAGAGCCGCTCCTGCAGTCAGATATCAAGCCATGGCCTGGATCAGCCAAAAGCTGAGGCGGCGCCAGAGAACCCGGCGCCGAGTAGCGATCAAGCCTGGTTGATCGGGTTTTCCGGGTACCAGACGTCCTGCAACGGGCTGAGTTCGAACTTCTCCAGTTCGTCACGGCCTTTCAGCCAGGCCTCGACGGCAGCA
This region includes:
- a CDS encoding HD domain-containing phosphohydrolase yields the protein MLNTAVPRERRFPLHVHISVLFTLLLLFTGAVLGLFNYQQTSRLIFSSSSTLFERIQHDVQRDLDNTYRPIRHLLSLLALHPATEADTLDERLEMLPLFVQALRDNPKLASIYLGYEDGDFFMVRPLRSDMLKQRFDAPNKAAYQVWAIDRSSAGTDSDYLFYDGSLNQLSRRQKLSEPYDPRQRDWFKRARGDGGQITTAPYLFFSTQEIGTTLARRSGLTTVIGADLTLDDLSATLASHRVTPNSQVVLADNDGNAVAYPESNRLLKEVDGKVSLVKVRELNPALGELLSGQLNERDEGIVELAKQRWAMAHRHIQEGGPQGLHLALLVPEQELLAEAYRIRWQGALITLTTLLLCLPLGWLTSRLVVKPLRSLVQEAQAIRRFDFAHPASGRSPILEVDQLAVSMSSMKDTLSSFLDIAASLSAETQFDALIKRVMDATVSISAAQGGLLYLLDNDSGRLEPQGLVIDGQSRSLADLGIHGLAHDDPTLPSWLQRPASGGDSVATSIGFDQAGKFQGLLSAMDSPRLHLIAAGLHNRQGDTVGVLVLLQRDTGEDNESMLSPDRVAFVDAVSGSAALCIESQRLLARQKQLLDAFIQLIAGAIDAKSPYTGGHCQRVPEITLMLARAAAESDAPEFRDYNPSDEEWEALHIAAWLHDCGKVTTPEYVVDKATKLETLYDRIHEIRMRFEVLKRDAWVAYWRGRAEGAEESALAALRDQLLSDLDDEFAFIARINLGGEAMADDDQTRLKQIAERRWLRTLDNRLGVSWEEARRLEHSAPSSLPVEEPLLADRLDHLIERADQEVIAPDNRWGFKLEVPQYKFNRGELHNLSIARGTLTAEERYIINHHIVQTILMLDRLPFPKHLQNVTEIAGGHHEKMDGTGYPKRLTREQMSLPARMMAIADIFEALTAVDRPYKKGKTLSEALNIMVGMCKGAHIDPQLFALFIRAGIYRRYAERFMQAEQIDQVDEQMVLEKAGVL